In Sander vitreus isolate 19-12246 chromosome 12, sanVit1, whole genome shotgun sequence, the following proteins share a genomic window:
- the cbln12 gene encoding cerebellin 12: MEYKILQKETVVQRDIRLNIPGSVMHPRSVSFDIPILLGVLLLWGPMESRSQNDTEPIILEGKCLVVCDSTPSSEPAGNALGMSVRSGSGRVAFSASRQTNHEPTDMSNRTMIIYFDNILVNVGTHFDQESSVFLAPRRGVYSFNFHVVKAYNRQTIQVSLMLNGWAMISAFAGDQDVTREAATNAGLVIMEKGDKAYLRLERGNLMGGWKYSTFSGFLVFPL, encoded by the exons ATGGAATACAAGATTCTTCAGAAGGAAACAG tTGTCCAAAGAGATATTCGACTAAACATCCCAGGTTCAGTCATGCACCCCAGGTCAGTCTCCTTCGACATCCCCATACTGTTGGGTGTGCTCCTGTTGTGGGGGCCTATGGAGTCTAGGAGCCAGAATGACACAGAGCCCATTATCCTCGAGGGGAAATGCTTGGTCGTGTGTGACTCCACTCCTTCATCCGAGCCTGCCGGTAACGCCCTGGGCATGTCGGTCCGCTCTGGCTCCGGACGGGTGGCCTTCTCCGCCAGCCGCCAGACCAACCACGAGCCCACGGACATGAGCAACCGCACCATGATCATCTACTTTGATAAT ATTTTGGTGAACGTGGGCACTCATTTTGACCAAGAGAGCAGTGTCTTCCTTGCACCGAGAAGAGGTGTGTACAGCTTCAACTTCCATGTTGTAAAGGCCTACAATAGACAAACTATTCAG GTCAGCTTGATGTTGAATGGCTGGGCAATGATTTCAGCTTTCGCCGGGGACCAGGATGTAACCAGAGAAGCTGCCACTAATGCCGGCCTGGTGATTATGGAGAAGGGGGACAAGGCCTACCTCAGACTGGAGAGAGGCAACCTGATGGGAGGCTGGAAGTACTCCACCTTCTCTGGGTTCCTGGTCTTCCCTCTGTAA
- the trim110 gene encoding E3 ubiquitin/ISG15 ligase TRIM25 yields MSSLEEELTCSVCRDFFSQAHPLPCGHSFCSACIREAWSVHAEGKSRFTCPQCQEEHGEVLCDCCPPEAAEGQPLLAVKTCLKCEVSLCAEHLQPHLERPAFSTHLLVDPLGDLSQRRCPTHTEILRYYCADERVYVCSDCLLDGGHAQHKVKALRQVEEDLKVILQALLSKAEEKLKYGVQILKEHEGIDSTILQDSLKKDHTQVERLGSDLQVQVKRLVNALREITKREKQQVIKRVHEDCSRVRSDMCQALSIQHYLSSLLAETDPFLLIWAFQSDDTKLLADLNNPLFIPDAVSLDRKHILEDIESKYREFITGTLRCLSELKRELLTSPLTLDTNTAHPLLSISDDLRSVTRVKNRLPCAAHPERFDHWPQVLTTQAFTSGTHYWELEAEGFWDIGICYRSIGRKGKDGNAFGNNKVSWSLTQQHDRKLAAWHNRRKTRLTYQMTGNRVAIAVDYGAGTVTYSEVGPSNNLTHLYTFSTSFTQPVCLGFGLYKAELNSRVSIIKL; encoded by the exons ATGTCGTCCCTGGAGGAAGAGCTGACCTGCTCTGTGTGCCGAGACTTCTTCAGCCAGGCCCACCCCCTGCCCTGTGGTCACAGCTTCTGCTCTGCCTGCATCCGCGAGGCTTGGAGCGTCCACGCTGAGGGCAAAAGTCGCTTCACCTGCCCCCAGTGTCAGGAGGAGCACGGCGAAGTGCTGTGTGACTGCTGCCCTCCCGAGGCAGCAGAGGGACAGCCACTGTTGGCTGTCAAGACCTGCCTGAAGTGTGAAGTGTCACTGTGTGCCGAACACCTCCAACCCCATTTGGAGAGACCGGCGTTTAGCACCCACCTGTTGGTGGATCCGCTGGGGGACCTCTCCCAGCGAAGGTGcccgacacacacagaaatattgcGCTACTACTGTGCCGATGAgagggtgtatgtgtgtagtgaCTGTCTGCTGGACGGAGGCCATGCTCAGCACAAAGTGAAGGCACTGAGACAAGtggaagaggatttgaag GTCATTCTCCAGGCCCTGCTCAGCAAAGCAGAGGAGAAGCTGAAATATGGAGTGCAAATCCTCAAAGAGCATGAGGGCATTGATTCAACCAT ACTTCAGGACTCCCTGAAGAAGGATCACACCCAGGTGGAGCGGCTGGGTTCAGACCTGCAGGTCCAGGTGAAAAGGCTGGTAAACGCTCTGAGGGAGATCACCAAGAGGGAGAAACAGCAGGTCATAAAGCGTGTGCATGAAGACTGCTCCAGGGTGAGAAGCGACATGTGCCAGGCACTGAGCATACAGCACTACCTGTCCTCACTGCTGGCAGAGACAGACCCCTTCCTGCTCATCTGG GCCTTTCAATCAGATGACACAAA GTTACTAGCCGACCTGAATAACCCGCTTTTCATCCCTGATGCCGTCAGTCTGGACAGGAAACACATCTTGGAGGACATCGAGAGCAAGTATCGAGAGTTTATCACCGGCACCCTCCGCTGCCTCAGTGAACTCAAGAGGGAGCTCT TAACCAGTCCTTTAACTCTGGACACTAACACAGCCCATCCTCTGTTGAGCATCTCTGATGATCTTCGCTCAGTGACGCGGGTTAAAAACCGCCTGCCCTGCGCTGCTCACCCCGAACGTTTCGACCACTGGCCGCAGGTCCTCACCACCCAGGCCTTCACCTCTGGGACTCACTACTGGGAGCTGGAGGCTGAGGGATTCTGGGATATTGGCATCTGCTATAGAAGTATTGGACGGAAGGGGAAAGATGGCAATGCCTTTGGGAACAACAAG GTATCATGGAGCTTGACACAGCAGCATGACAGGAAGCTGGCTGCCTGGCACAACCGCAGGAAGACGCGCCTCACATACCAAATGACCGGCAACCGAGTTGCCATTGCCGTGGACTACGGTGCAGGCACCGTCACTTACTCCGAGGTGGGACCATCAAACAACCTGACCCACCTCTACACTTTCTCCACCTCGTTCACTCAGCCGGTGTGCTTGGGCTTTGGACTCTACAAAGCTGAGCTCAACAGCCGCGTCTCTATCATCAAACTCTGA